One region of Bactrocera neohumeralis isolate Rockhampton chromosome 5, APGP_CSIRO_Bneo_wtdbg2-racon-allhic-juicebox.fasta_v2, whole genome shotgun sequence genomic DNA includes:
- the LOC126759640 gene encoding kelch-like protein 5 isoform X2 — MFTGSLRETKEQEVTLGEVHGDALQILIQYCYTGYIELREDTVETLLATACLLQLNSVVTACCNFLARQLHPSNCLGFAFFAERQSCTTLLRLAKSYTCQHFMQVCKNQEFLQLDSEQLGKLISSDDLNVPTEEDVVHSLKMWVQHDPASREKHIPELLALVRLPLLKPSFIMDHVETLCSSNECQQLVMEALKWHLLPERRNLLALIASERTKPRKSTVGRLLAVGGMDAHKGAISIESYCPYADKWSVWKNMSARRLQFGVAVMDDKLVIVGGRDGLKTLNTVESLDLNTMVWTALNPMGTHRHGLGVAVLEGPLYAVGGHDGWSYLSTVERWDPSTRTWSYVASMSSMRSTAGVAVLGGRLFVVGGRDGSVCHRSIECYDPHTNKWTMRAPMNKRRGGVGVAVANGFLYALGGHDCPASNPSVCRTDTVERYDPATDSWTLICSLNVGRDAIGCALLGDRLMAIGGYDGNHYLKTVEVYNAETNEWTQAAPLTYSRAGASVVAIPNIIPPTPPLPSATKKWKPVRLNPMCYRRTVEFVDYYNL, encoded by the exons ATGTTCACCGGTTCATTGCGTGAGACCAAAGAGCAGGAAGTCACGCTCGGCGAGGTGCATGGCGATGCATTACAAATACTAATACAATACTGTTATACGGGTTATATTGAGCTGCGCGAAGATACTGTAGAAACGCTCCTAGCCACTGCCTGTCTGCTACAGTTGAACTCTGTAGTCACTGCCTGTTGCAACTTCCTTGCGCGCCAGTTACACCCATCAAACTGCCTGGGCTTTGCCTTCTTTGCGGAACGACAAAGCTGCACAACGCTACTACGTCTGGCCAAATCCTACACATGCCAGCATTTCATGCAG gTTTGCAAAAATCAAGAATTCCTGCAACTCGACTCCGAGCAGCTGGGTAAGCTAATTTCTAGTGATGATCTCAATGTGCCCACCGAGGAGGACGTAGTGCACAGTCTCAAGATGTGGGTGCAACACGATCCCGCCAGCCGTGAAAAGCACATTCCTGAATTGTTGGCGTTAGTGCGCTTGCCGCTGCTGAAACCCTCATTTATTATGGATCATGTGGAAACGCTGTGTAGTTCCAATGAATGTCAACAGCTTGTGATGGAAGCGCTTAAGTGGCATTTATTGCCCGAACGACGCAATTTGTTAGCTTTAATAGCTTCGGAGCGCACAAAGCCGCGTAAATCGACGGTAGGTCGTTTGTTGGCGGTGGGCGGCATGGATGCGCACAAG gGCGCTATAAGTATTGAAAGCTACTGTCCGTATGCGGACAAGTGGTCGGTGTGGAAGAATATGTCCGCACGTCGTTTACAATTCGGTGTTGCTGTGATGGATGATAAGTTAGTTATAGTGGGCGGTCGCGATGGCTTAAAAACGCTCAATACAGTAGAGAGTTTAGACTTGAATACGATGGTATGGACAGCGCTGAATCCGATGGGCACGCACCGCCATGGCTTGGGCGTGGCGGTATTGGAAGGTCCACTCTATGCGGTCGGTGGTCATGATGGCTGGAGCTATTTGTCCACTGTTGAACG TTGGGACCCAAGCACACGTACATGGAGTTACGTGGCTTCGATGTCCTCGATGCGTTCGACCGCTGGCGTGGCAGTGCTTGGTGGTCGCTTGTTTGTGGTAGGCGGTCGAGATGGTTCGGTGTGCCATCGTTCGATCGAATGTTACGATCCACACACCAATAAATGGACCATGCGCGCGCCAATGAATAAACGACGCGGTGGCGTAGGC GTTGCTGTGGCAAATGGATTCCTATACGCGCTGGGTGGCCACGATTGTCCGGCCAGCAATCCCTCTGTTTGCCGCACCGATACAGTGGAGCGCTACGACCCCGCAACAGATTCTTGGACTTTG ATCTGTTCGCTTAACGTCGGGCGCGATGCTATCGGCTGCGCTTTGCTAGGCGATCGCCTTATGGCAATTGGCGGTTATGATGGCAATCATTATTTAAAAACCGTTGAAGTATACAATGCAGAGACAAACGAGTGGACTCAAGCTGCACCGCTGACATACAGTCGCGCTGGCGCAAGCGTTGTGGCAATACCGAATATcataccaccaacaccaccattacCCAGCGCAACA AAGAAATGGAAACCGGTCAGATTGAATCCGATGTGTTACAGACGCACCGTTGAATTTGTCGATTATTACAACCTTTaa
- the LOC126759640 gene encoding kelch-like protein 5 isoform X1 encodes MSTNKDSPSRDSMTSSSAPISLLADGDSLTRDYSLGSLTSAVSQDEYFRCRDHAESVLKRLQLYLDSHQLCDVVLIAGIDGKRVPAHRVVLSASSAYFAAMFTGSLRETKEQEVTLGEVHGDALQILIQYCYTGYIELREDTVETLLATACLLQLNSVVTACCNFLARQLHPSNCLGFAFFAERQSCTTLLRLAKSYTCQHFMQVCKNQEFLQLDSEQLGKLISSDDLNVPTEEDVVHSLKMWVQHDPASREKHIPELLALVRLPLLKPSFIMDHVETLCSSNECQQLVMEALKWHLLPERRNLLALIASERTKPRKSTVGRLLAVGGMDAHKGAISIESYCPYADKWSVWKNMSARRLQFGVAVMDDKLVIVGGRDGLKTLNTVESLDLNTMVWTALNPMGTHRHGLGVAVLEGPLYAVGGHDGWSYLSTVERWDPSTRTWSYVASMSSMRSTAGVAVLGGRLFVVGGRDGSVCHRSIECYDPHTNKWTMRAPMNKRRGGVGVAVANGFLYALGGHDCPASNPSVCRTDTVERYDPATDSWTLICSLNVGRDAIGCALLGDRLMAIGGYDGNHYLKTVEVYNAETNEWTQAAPLTYSRAGASVVAIPNIIPPTPPLPSATKKWKPVRLNPMCYRRTVEFVDYYNL; translated from the exons ATGTCTACTAATAAAGATAGCCCTAGTCGTGATTCCATGACATCCTCATCTGCGCCCATATCTCTACTGGCTGATGGTGATTCCCTAACCCGAGACTATAGTTTAGGCAGCCTTACGTCTGCCGTAAGTCAAGATGAATATTTCCGCTGTCGTGACCATGCGGAAAGTGTATTAAAGCGCTTGCAGTTATACTTGGACAGTCATCAGCTCTGCGATGTAGTATTAATTGCTGGAATCGACGGCAAGCG AGTGCCAGCCCATCGTGTAGTATTGTCAGCATCGAGCGCCTACTTTGCCGCCATGTTCACCGGTTCATTGCGTGAGACCAAAGAGCAGGAAGTCACGCTCGGCGAGGTGCATGGCGATGCATTACAAATACTAATACAATACTGTTATACGGGTTATATTGAGCTGCGCGAAGATACTGTAGAAACGCTCCTAGCCACTGCCTGTCTGCTACAGTTGAACTCTGTAGTCACTGCCTGTTGCAACTTCCTTGCGCGCCAGTTACACCCATCAAACTGCCTGGGCTTTGCCTTCTTTGCGGAACGACAAAGCTGCACAACGCTACTACGTCTGGCCAAATCCTACACATGCCAGCATTTCATGCAG gTTTGCAAAAATCAAGAATTCCTGCAACTCGACTCCGAGCAGCTGGGTAAGCTAATTTCTAGTGATGATCTCAATGTGCCCACCGAGGAGGACGTAGTGCACAGTCTCAAGATGTGGGTGCAACACGATCCCGCCAGCCGTGAAAAGCACATTCCTGAATTGTTGGCGTTAGTGCGCTTGCCGCTGCTGAAACCCTCATTTATTATGGATCATGTGGAAACGCTGTGTAGTTCCAATGAATGTCAACAGCTTGTGATGGAAGCGCTTAAGTGGCATTTATTGCCCGAACGACGCAATTTGTTAGCTTTAATAGCTTCGGAGCGCACAAAGCCGCGTAAATCGACGGTAGGTCGTTTGTTGGCGGTGGGCGGCATGGATGCGCACAAG gGCGCTATAAGTATTGAAAGCTACTGTCCGTATGCGGACAAGTGGTCGGTGTGGAAGAATATGTCCGCACGTCGTTTACAATTCGGTGTTGCTGTGATGGATGATAAGTTAGTTATAGTGGGCGGTCGCGATGGCTTAAAAACGCTCAATACAGTAGAGAGTTTAGACTTGAATACGATGGTATGGACAGCGCTGAATCCGATGGGCACGCACCGCCATGGCTTGGGCGTGGCGGTATTGGAAGGTCCACTCTATGCGGTCGGTGGTCATGATGGCTGGAGCTATTTGTCCACTGTTGAACG TTGGGACCCAAGCACACGTACATGGAGTTACGTGGCTTCGATGTCCTCGATGCGTTCGACCGCTGGCGTGGCAGTGCTTGGTGGTCGCTTGTTTGTGGTAGGCGGTCGAGATGGTTCGGTGTGCCATCGTTCGATCGAATGTTACGATCCACACACCAATAAATGGACCATGCGCGCGCCAATGAATAAACGACGCGGTGGCGTAGGC GTTGCTGTGGCAAATGGATTCCTATACGCGCTGGGTGGCCACGATTGTCCGGCCAGCAATCCCTCTGTTTGCCGCACCGATACAGTGGAGCGCTACGACCCCGCAACAGATTCTTGGACTTTG ATCTGTTCGCTTAACGTCGGGCGCGATGCTATCGGCTGCGCTTTGCTAGGCGATCGCCTTATGGCAATTGGCGGTTATGATGGCAATCATTATTTAAAAACCGTTGAAGTATACAATGCAGAGACAAACGAGTGGACTCAAGCTGCACCGCTGACATACAGTCGCGCTGGCGCAAGCGTTGTGGCAATACCGAATATcataccaccaacaccaccattacCCAGCGCAACA AAGAAATGGAAACCGGTCAGATTGAATCCGATGTGTTACAGACGCACCGTTGAATTTGTCGATTATTACAACCTTTaa
- the LOC126759626 gene encoding ubiquitin carboxyl-terminal hydrolase Usp2 isoform X2, producing MPVISPRRSSTSNSGSLYGTSSSGTGSTGTSTASAYSSASSYLNRANSLSKPTTPSSSLWSSSSSGASKYTPNYYSSYLGSNSSSYSPRTASQRNSLSSLYLSGGSSGLGTYRSSSSYLSAGSNDPITSSRYGIRSTALRSIPPAPPSPTASRYRDRDSRLTSSSVLSSSLSNNIDDASKSKDENAEGLCGLRNIGNTCFMNSVIQCLSHTSELTKFLRTHNGIRSTSSKDQQILQEFAKLIREMWTSNVHSVTPMDLKRAFSSKHRMYSDYNQQDAQEFLRFFLDSLHSALNTGVKGEHLKIDDNLSDNKKADLTWEWYTRHENSLIRDLFVGQLKSTLRCTTCGNTSVTFDPFWDLSVSLPSSSRCKLESCLDLFIREEVLDGDEMPTCAKCRQRRRCTKSFTIQRFPKYLVIHLKRFSETRWSKLSNIVEFPTGERELNMGPYGSNPGTSIYYSLYAISNHMGSTAGGHYVALCKHPVSKKWHEFNDNVVSDTLSENNLVSSSAYILFYERA from the exons ATGCCTGTGATTTCGCCACGCAGATCATCGACATCGAACAGTGGCAGTCTATACGGCACCTCGTCGTCCGGAACTGGCAGTACAGGCACTAGTACCGCCAGTGCATATAGTAGTGCATCGTCGTATTTGAATCGTGCGAATAGCTTGTCGAAACCCACAACGCCAAGCAGTTCATTGTGGTCGTCATCGTCGTCAGGAGCATCGAAATATACACCCAACTATTATAGCTCTTATTTGGGTTCGAATTCGTCATCGTATTCGCCACGTACAGCATCGCAACGTAACTCTTTGTCGTCTTTGTACCTGAGCGGCGGCTCCTCTGGATTAGGAACCTATCGCAGTAGTTCATCTTATTTGTCAGCCGGCAGCAATGATCCAATTACATCCAGTAGATATGGA ATCCGCAGCACAGCACTACGGAGTATCCCGCCAGCACCGCCATCGCCGACCGCATCACGTTACCGGGATCGTGATAGCCGTTTAACGTCGTCATCGGTGCTATCCTCATCGCTGTCTAATAACATAGACGATGCCAGCAAATCGAAGGATGAGAACGCAGAAG GTCTATGTGGGCTAAGAAATATCGGAAATACTTGTTTTATGAACTCGGTCATTCAGTGCCTGAGTCACACGAGCGAATTGACAAAATTCTTGCGTACACACAATGGCATACGCTCAACATCGTCGAAGGATCAACAAATCCTACAAG AGTTTGCCAAGTTGATACGCGAGATGTGGACTAGCAATGTACACAGCGTCACGCCGATGGACCTGAAGCGCGCCTTTTCCTCCAAACATCGCATGTATAGTGATTACAACCAACAGGATGCACAAGAGTTTCTGCGCTTCTTTCTCGATTCGCTGCACAGTGCACTAAATACGGGCGTGAAGGGGGAAcacttgaaaatcgacgataACCTTAG CGACAATAAAAAAGCCGATCTAACGTGGGAATGGTACACACGACACGAGAACTCACTCATACGCGATCTCTTCGTCGGCCAATTGAAGAGCACACTACGTTGTACCACTTGTGGCAATACGAGCGTCACATTCGATCCGTTTTGGGATTTGAGCGTCTCGTTGCCATCGTCATCGCGCTGCAAGCTAGAATCTTGCCTCGATCTATTCATACGCGAAGAGGTGTTGGATGGCGATGAGATGCCGACCTGTGCGAAATGTCGCCAAAGGAGAAGGTGCACGAAAAGCTTCACTATACAACGATTTCCCAAATATTTGGTTATAC ATTTGAAGCGTTTCTCGGAGACTCGCTGGAGCAAGTTGTCGAACATTGTCGAATTTCCGACTGGTGAACGCGAATTGAATATGGGTCCATACGGTTCGAACCCTGGCACGAGCATATATTATTCGCTGTATGCGATTTCGAATCATATGG
- the LOC126758052 gene encoding dentin sialophosphoprotein-like has product MSNLVVLLANKNNSVALPKSPKTSSDTLRKRKDRDTNNSNDSSDVNGGGAKKPPSGSDGGNKRLSGSYSSSSLARLVATSGLEIYEKYSPANYKPNCELPRSSSALTEAEVDAVSSTIGGTTTTTTNNDDLRNETTTNITLDRPRSRYSRLYSAGDESSSYSNSKYSDSSSSNKNDNDLTSTTATKPHRSSYRERAAAAAAASAKQQANALAPSTSASSVLSHSSSSGDVPTATFTLRSNRTPRTTVTKAEEGVTLNNGDKASSSSSSKGDSISRQGSKTNLNSSNNNSYTNDLENNLRELKLSNSGSGSGLYKDSSSGSITTFTMPLQAKKSLSTSNSSGHLSALTTSNNDNDSELKRNHSANNLDVVDHSAPTYELKSNSAAAGGAEVCSSATLQMVDTPITAKKMNIRRPCCCH; this is encoded by the exons ATGTCTAATTTAGTAGTgttattagcaaacaaaaacaatagtgTAGCT TTACCTAAATCACCCAAGACATCATCCGATACATTGCGCAAGCGTAAGGACAGAGATACGAACAACAGCAATGATAGCAGCGATGTGAACGGTGGTGGCGCTAAGAAGCCGCCCTCGGGTTCGGATGGGGGCAACAAGCGCTTGTCAGGCTCATATTCATCCTCATCCCTAGCACGTTTAGTAGCGACATCTGGTCTGGAAATCTATGAAAAATACAGTCCCGCTAATTATAAACCCAATTGTGAACTTCCACGTTCCAGCTCAGCGCTTACTGAGGCTGAGGTAGACGCAGTTTCATCCACCATCGGCGGCACAACAACGACGACAACGAACAATGACGATTTACGCAACGAGACTACGACAAACATAACGTTGGACCGACCACGCAGTCGCTATAGTCGCTTGTATAGCGCCGGTGATGAGTCTTCCAGCTATAGCAACAGCAAATATagtgacagcagcagcagcaataaaaaTGATAACGACTTAACCAGCACTACAGCAACCAAGCCGCACCGTTCCAGTTACCGCGAACGTGCGGCAGCCGCCGCCGCAGCGTCAGCAAAACAACAGGCCAACGCCCTCGCGCCCTCCACATCGGCCTCATCTGTGCTGAGTCATAGCAGTAGCAGCGGCGATGTGCCGACCGCAACATTTACTTTGCGCAGCAATCGCACACCCAGAACCACAGTGACAAAGGCAGAGGAAGGCGTAACACTCAACAATGGCGACAaggccagcagcagcagcagcagcaagggtGACAGCATCAGCCGACAAGGCAGCAAAACGAacctaaacagcagcaacaacaacagttacaCCAATGACCTTGAAAACAACTTGAGGGAGCTAAAGTTGTCCAACtccggcagcggcagcggcctATATAAGGATAGCAGTAGCGGCAGCATAACCACTTTCACGATGCCGCTGCAGGCGAAGAAATCGCTCAGCACCAGCAATAGCAGCGGTCATCTCAGCGCTTTGACTACCTCAAACAACGACAACGATAGCGAACTGAAGCGCAATCACAGCGCTAACAATTTGGATGTGGTCGATCATAGCGCCCCAACATACGAACTTAAATCGAACAGTGCGGCAGCTGGCGGCGCTGAGGTGTGCTCCAGTGCAACGCTCCAAATGGTGGACACACCGATCACGGCGAAGAAG ATGAATATTCGCAGGCCTTGTTGCTGTCACTGA
- the LOC126759626 gene encoding ubiquitin carboxyl-terminal hydrolase Usp2 isoform X1, translating to MIDIKKGRNSFEKFPTLQEKCDNTVILAQRQQQQPTNSSLNNYTSVHKPRTTTTTTTATVFTTTTKTRAHTTTNPLSVNGKAETKLHNGVGRRAASVGSTRNTKHSDNARSNNNNNNNSKAHSSDDTNPVRAANKPFFLVPQFQDQNFLKEECELAHAQVAPKQQQQQQQVATANGDGGKNSANNTNNNNTKTNQQASGNHRRNSGDSSKSNNNTSNSNNHSQKTNNNAYAIINSIHASISSRRTATATATTAPATATVAAVTANGVRRSGGGSANASVNINQHHHHHHVSTTAAAVATTSTNGSAANAASVSAKNATTGTTVHKVDIVFNNRAQTQASCGGRFVTSSKSAKPTQPHNTYNVTRPLTGTTTTTGAPTTSSTATFGGGVNAAATATKLSNGQSKLVRPLVHRTISSTAVAAANAAAARDNVNAYSNKLFNSYGSNSNRLSNNNNNNINNNGVNIVCNINNSSNSNNNITSNNTNGGSGANGMQHTLDHDDIKYIDSDDAPTTAAIAAAHASATTVTTPSRGGAQLERKTQLRCEQLCCPHTNCATSTTATLTGAAAGGGVGVGSASLKTRMRPKSTIICSTSNLVFEKINNYKYANGSAGGGSSAAKFAAEAAAARRNELRHSIDSNSIRASIEKFDSFSEQKRGAQVTLRSHGGGSGSTNNLQHHRHSGSEFDHATGSSSLLRLAQSGGGSLTRAPYRTVSPAPATACKVTATMHAPTLTTGSTGASASSIRSGACSTNSLPTKSLGSVLAATTNTTTVTAINRHQEATALRATERASPSALLHKDVASTPSSSSSSPLLKQAEMKLPNGDVKKCANAETNGVCDGAAADVETIRSTALRSIPPAPPSPTASRYRDRDSRLTSSSVLSSSLSNNIDDASKSKDENAEGLCGLRNIGNTCFMNSVIQCLSHTSELTKFLRTHNGIRSTSSKDQQILQEFAKLIREMWTSNVHSVTPMDLKRAFSSKHRMYSDYNQQDAQEFLRFFLDSLHSALNTGVKGEHLKIDDNLSDNKKADLTWEWYTRHENSLIRDLFVGQLKSTLRCTTCGNTSVTFDPFWDLSVSLPSSSRCKLESCLDLFIREEVLDGDEMPTCAKCRQRRRCTKSFTIQRFPKYLVIHLKRFSETRWSKLSNIVEFPTGERELNMGPYGSNPGTSIYYSLYAISNHMGSTAGGHYVALCKHPVSKKWHEFNDNVVSDTLSENNLVSSSAYILFYERA from the exons ATGATAGACATTAAAAAAGGCCgcaatagttttgaaaaatttccaacATTACAAGAAAAATGTGATAACACCGTCATATTAGCGCAGCGTCAACAACAGCAGCCGACCAATTCCAGCTTGAATAACTATACGAGCGTACACAAgccaagaacaacaacaacaactacaacagcaacCGTGTttacaaccacaacaaaaacgcgcgcacatacaacaacaaatccaTTAAGTGTCAACGGCAAAGCGGAAACAAAATTGCACAACGGCGTTGGTAGGCGTGCTGCATCGGTGGGCAGCACGCGCAACACCAAACACAGCGACAACGCCagaagcaacaataacaacaacaacaacagtaaggCGCACAGCAGCGACGACACGAATCCGGTGCGCGCCGCCAATAAGCCATTCTTTCTCGTACCGCAATTTCAGGATCAAAACTTTCTGAAGGAGGAATGTGAATTGGCGCATGCGCAAGTGGCAccgaaacagcaacaacaacaacaacaagttgccACAGCCAATGGTGACGGTGGTAAGAATAGTGcgaacaacaccaacaacaataacacaaaaactAACCAACAAGCGAGTGGCAACCACAGGCGCAACAGCGGAGACTCaagcaaaagcaataacaataccagcaacagcaacaatcacagccaaaaaaccaacaacaacgcgTACGCCATCATTAACAGCATACACGCGAGCATTAGTAGTAGGcgaacagcaacagcaacagcaacaacagcgccagcaacagcaacagtggCGGCGGTAACAGCGAATGGTGTGCGACGCAGCGGCGGCGGTAGCGCCAACGCCAGCGTCAATATCAATCAACATCATCACCATCATCACGTCAGTACAACAGCGGCAGCTGTGGCGACGACGAGTACAAACGGCAGCGCTGCCAACGCCGCCAGCGTCTCGGCGAAGAACGCCACAACCGGTACCACCGTCCACAAAGTCGACATTGTCTTCAATAATCGCGCGCAAACGCAAGCCAGCTGTGGTGGGCGTTTCGTGACGTCGTCAAAAAGTGCGAAACCAACACAGCCACATAATACATACAACGTGACGCGTCCGCTCACCGGCACCACAACAACCACGGGCGCGCCAACAACGAGCAGCACTGCAACGTTTGGCGGCGGTGTCAACGCGGCAGCCACAGCGACTAAGTTGAGCAACGGTCAAAGCAAATTGGTGCGTCCGCTGGTGCATCGCACCATATCATCGACTGCGGTGGCGGCGGCGAATGCGGCCGCTGCGCGCGACAACGTGAACGCCTACTCCAATAAACTGTTCAACAGCTACGGCAGCAATAGCAATCGTCttagcaataataacaacaataatattaacaataacGGTGTGAATATTGTGTGTAATATCAACAAtagcagcaatagcaacaacaatatcacgAGCAATAACACCAACGGCGGCAGTGGCGCGAACGGTATGCAACATACGCTCGATCACGACGATATCAAGTACATCGATAGTGATGACGCGCCGACAACGGCAGCGATAGCGGCGGCGCACGCCAGCGCTACTACGGTCACCACACCGTCGCGTGGCGGCGCACAGTTGGAGCGGAAAACGCAGTTGCGCTGTGAGCAGCTCTGTTGTCCGCATACCAATTGCGCGACGTCTACAACGGCAACGCTGACAGGTGCTGCTGCTGGCGGTGGCGTTGGCGTTGGCAGCGCGTCGCTCAAAACACGCATGCGTCCCAAATCGACGATCATCTGTTCCACCAGCAATCTCGTCTTCGAGAAGATCAACAATTATAAGTATGCCAACGGTAGCGCCGGTGGCGGTAGCAGCGCGGCTAAATTTGCCGCCGAAGCAGCGGCCGCGCGTCGCAACGAACTGCGGCACAGCATTGACTCGAATAGCATAAGAGCGTCCATTGAGAAGTTCGATAGTTTCAGCGAGCAGAAGCGTGGCGCGCAGGTGACGCTACGTTCGCACGGCGGCGGCAGCGGTAGTACAAACAATTTGCAACATCATCGTCATAGTGGCAGTGAATTTGATCACGCCACCGGTAGCAGTAGTCTCTTGCGACTGGCGCAAAGCGGTGGCGGCTCTTTGACGCGTGCACCCTACCGCACAGTGTCGCCCGCACCGGCTACCGCCTGCAAAGTTACTGCCACAATGCATGCACCGACCTTGACGACCGGTTCGACTGGTGCCTCGGCGTCGTCCATACGCAGCGGCGCATGCAGTACAAATAGTTTGCCAACGAAAAGTCTTGGCAGCGTTTTGGCTGCCACAACCAATACAACTACCGTTACCGCCATCAATCGTCATCAGGAGGCAACAGCTTTGCGTGCTACTGAGCGTGCTTCACCCAGCGCGCTGCTGCATAAAGATGTGGCGTCAACACCGTCATCGTCCTCATCATCGCCACTGCTAAAGCAAGCCGAAATGAAATTGCCGAATGGCGATGTAAAGAAATGCGCGAACGCGGAAACGAACGGCGTTTGTGATGGCGCCGCCGCGGATGTTGAAACT ATCCGCAGCACAGCACTACGGAGTATCCCGCCAGCACCGCCATCGCCGACCGCATCACGTTACCGGGATCGTGATAGCCGTTTAACGTCGTCATCGGTGCTATCCTCATCGCTGTCTAATAACATAGACGATGCCAGCAAATCGAAGGATGAGAACGCAGAAG GTCTATGTGGGCTAAGAAATATCGGAAATACTTGTTTTATGAACTCGGTCATTCAGTGCCTGAGTCACACGAGCGAATTGACAAAATTCTTGCGTACACACAATGGCATACGCTCAACATCGTCGAAGGATCAACAAATCCTACAAG AGTTTGCCAAGTTGATACGCGAGATGTGGACTAGCAATGTACACAGCGTCACGCCGATGGACCTGAAGCGCGCCTTTTCCTCCAAACATCGCATGTATAGTGATTACAACCAACAGGATGCACAAGAGTTTCTGCGCTTCTTTCTCGATTCGCTGCACAGTGCACTAAATACGGGCGTGAAGGGGGAAcacttgaaaatcgacgataACCTTAG CGACAATAAAAAAGCCGATCTAACGTGGGAATGGTACACACGACACGAGAACTCACTCATACGCGATCTCTTCGTCGGCCAATTGAAGAGCACACTACGTTGTACCACTTGTGGCAATACGAGCGTCACATTCGATCCGTTTTGGGATTTGAGCGTCTCGTTGCCATCGTCATCGCGCTGCAAGCTAGAATCTTGCCTCGATCTATTCATACGCGAAGAGGTGTTGGATGGCGATGAGATGCCGACCTGTGCGAAATGTCGCCAAAGGAGAAGGTGCACGAAAAGCTTCACTATACAACGATTTCCCAAATATTTGGTTATAC ATTTGAAGCGTTTCTCGGAGACTCGCTGGAGCAAGTTGTCGAACATTGTCGAATTTCCGACTGGTGAACGCGAATTGAATATGGGTCCATACGGTTCGAACCCTGGCACGAGCATATATTATTCGCTGTATGCGATTTCGAATCATATGG